The sequence below is a genomic window from Glycine max cultivar Williams 82 chromosome 20, Glycine_max_v4.0, whole genome shotgun sequence.
taaattgaaagtaatttttttagttcttataatttgtattttaattttcttttaatccctatagaaagtgatttttttagttcatatactttatattttaatttccttttagtcCTCACTATCAAAATAtcagtaatattatcaattacaattaactacaaaaaatattaataagtaattTGCAATTAATTTATcgcaagataatttataataaaaaataattataatttataactaatttgtaactaattatttttatatttttttataataaggactaaaagataattaaaatacaaattatagggactaaaaaataattaaaatacaaactataaagactataaagatcatttttaaaatataaggactagagaattaaaatataaactatagagactaaaaaaattactttcaaactatagaaactaaaaaagtatGAATCGTAAAACtaatgagtaatttaactaaaaataaatttcaactcaGATATTTGATGTCTAAAAAATGAATGagtcaaaattttaaaactcgTCTAACTATTCTGATTGTATTGatattataaagtttaaaaataaaagtaaaaaaacatgACTTCTATTTTAACCTGTCCATTAAAAACATCATGGTATTAGATATGGAGAACAACTTACAAGTTCTCTTCCATCTTCAACCGCAAATCAATCTTATGTATATGAACAGATTTAAAACATCCATCTAGGGatcatatggaaaaaaaaacactatgtataggttcaaataaaaaatgaatgtcACACATAacgacaaaaatgaaaatttaaccaTATAAGTCTATCATTTCAGCTTCCATTATACATGTATAACAAGTACATCAAGTTGGCATCATGTTTGCaaccaatttgaaaactttttatgTAAGGATCAGAATGGAAATGAGCGTTAGgaataaagactaaaaagttcacttaaaaaaatctgaagatattataacttataagtagCTCATGGTATGTTATactgattaaaattttaaataaatacgtATCCACTCCTTTTTCTATGGTAAATAGGGACAGGGGACCCAAAGAAAGCAAGACAGAACTACAAAAGGAGTATTGGATGGTCATTGATGACCCAAAGAGAGCAACACACTCGAGTTTTACCATTACCCAATTCATCTTAGGAGTCACACACACCTACCCAAAATGCTTTACAAGGATCGTTGGATGGTCGTTAATGACCCATCTCAATGGAGACTTCTAAATTGAACAAAAGAGAAGTAGAAAGACTCCTACATGAATAGGTAAATAGACAACGATAATTGCGGATGAAAGGATTGTGCATGTATGTGGGGCATACAAGCCACCTGCAACAATGTATAACACATTTAAAGTTGGATgaaaatgatgacaaaaataaatGGAGAAAAGTTGTGTTAAAGTAGCAGGGTCAGTCAGCCCAAGGTTAAAATCATCCTACtgatttttcaaaagaattgaaTATATTCATCTGCGAAGCACTCCCACATATGTCCATAAAATGGATTAATTAATACTGGCATGATCACTTTAACACGAAGAGAATGTCAGAGTCATCTGAGCATGTGCATcactaaatttcaaaataaataagaaaaaggtAGACACTATACAGGATATTATCACTCAAAACAAAACCACATCCATTTGACATTTTGCATCAATTTATAGTAACCTTCGTCGGTGCCTGGTGTGGTGGAATAAATGGAAGGACTCTAATTGGACAGAACTTTGCCATCATGTACATTTCCCTTTCATGACAATTCCTTCAAGAATCCCATCAGTGCCAAAATTACCTGAAAATTGATGTGGATCAACAGGGCCAGGCAGCTGGAATGAGATGGAGAATCGGCCCGGTGGACAAAGgttctgagtttgcatttcaaATACCTGAGAGTACCGGGATACAGTATTCTCTCCGGTTGTAGTTACTCCAGATATCAACACTTTACCATCAGTGCCAACCTCACAGCTGAATTCCCCTGCAGTCATAAATTCAAGCAGTACTTTAGTAATCACTCAGTAGTGAGATCTCTGAGGCACCATGTGCAGAAACAATTAAAAGAGTTGTTACTCCCAGTCCTCCCCCCCCAAACAACAGTAGGATtagcaacaaaaaatatatttttagggcCAAGTTGGCATACATAAGCATTGGTTACCACATTTAAAAGTGTCATTGACCATAGCCAAAAACATACAAttacaaaaaatgaatataataagCTTCCAAAAGTGTAGATTCCttctaaagaaaaaaacaagtggacccctttatatatatagattccTTTTCAGCCGGCATGGAACTTTGAataactttatttcatcaatcatAATCTTTTAGCAGAAAAATTTACAACATAAACACCAATGAGACATTCCTAAAACGCAGGCAGCAGGTACATATGGCATAAAACCTCAGAATCTGAGTTAAATGAATGGCAATTATATTATAGATGAATCCTTTGCAATTGACACTGATTCACTGAACAAGAAACTTACTTTCATCCCTCTTCACTCCTGGAAGAGACAAGCGAAACAGGTACGCATCTTCACACTCTCCAATGTCCACAAGCCCCATGGTTGGCCCAATCCCCCCCATAGCCACAGTTCCGGTCAATGCAAAACCATTCTTGGTAGCAGCCACAATATCAGACCATTCCTTCTTAGAAGGCCGCGAAGGAAGGAACAACATAGCCGGCCCAACCTTATCAGGATCACTCTCATCATCTTCAGTATCCATGAAATCATACATCACATTAGTACCGCCACCACGACACGTGGTGCCGTCACTCGTGGATGCAACAACATTCACACGATCCTGAAGCTCAGAAGAACCAGCACCACCACAGGACTCAACATTACCATCAGGCTCAACCTTCCCCTCTGAAATGGTACTGTTACTCGGAACACGATTGTTGTTATCAAAACAAGTACCCAATTGCAACCTGGCAACATCTCTGTCCACATGCAACTCCTGCACACCACTCAGCCTCTTGAACCTCTCAACATCCTCAGACCTAATATAGAAGCTATCAGGGTTATTAATAAACACAACATTATCAATAACTTTGTGCTTGTTTTTTAAGCGGTACTGAGGATGAAACCCAGGAGGGAACAACTCAGGAAATTGAGGGTAATTGTTGTTTCCATTTCCATCTCCACCCTGTGCTTGGCCATGGAAGAAACGGCGCAAAGAGGTTAAGTTGAGGATGAGTGATTTATCAGTGTTCCTGAGAATGTAATAGTAGACACGCTCCAATTCCACCACTTCGATGCAAGAATGAGTTAGTTGCTCCAATGTGTAAGGAGGAAGCCCCTCCGCAACTCTTTGCAAGATTGATTTTTTGGTGGCTTCGCCTTTGATGTCGGGGCCCAAGTAGGTTCCCATGATGAAGTACAGTAAAAAACATCGATCGTCGTTTTCTAGGTCAGCCTCAGAAACCATCGAACAAAATACAACAACACTcggtttttctctctctctctctctctctctctcttttgtttttttacaatgGCAGCAACCAACGAAGCTCG
It includes:
- the LOC100785823 gene encoding increased DNA methylation 2 isoform X1 translates to MLCLSMSLCESECHYQRHWIASSAPFLVTSTKSLKNRELLGSSFVGCCHCKKTKEREREREREKPSVVVFCSMVSEADLENDDRCFLLYFIMGTYLGPDIKGEATKKSILQRVAEGLPPYTLEQLTHSCIEVVELERVYYYILRNTDKSLILNLTSLRRFFHGQAQGGDGNGNNNYPQFPELFPPGFHPQYRLKNKHKVIDNVVFINNPDSFYIRSEDVERFKRLSGVQELHVDRDVARLQLGTCFDNNNRVPSNSTISEGKVEPDGNVESCGGAGSSELQDRVNVVASTSDGTTCRGGGTNVMYDFMDTEDDESDPDKVGPAMLFLPSRPSKKEWSDIVAATKNGFALTGTVAMGGIGPTMGLVDIGECEDAYLFRLSLPGVKRDEREFSCEVGTDGKVLISGVTTTGENTVSRYSQVFEMQTQNLCPPGRFSISFQLPGPVDPHQFSGNFGTDGILEGIVMKGKCT
- the LOC100785823 gene encoding increased DNA methylation 2 isoform X3 yields the protein MVSEADLENDDRCFLLYFIMGTYLGPDIKGEATKKSILQRVAEGLPPYTLEQLTHSCIEVVELERVYYYILRNTDKSLILNLTSLRRFFHGQAQGGDGNGNNNYPQFPELFPPGFHPQYRLKNKHKVIDNVVFINNPDSFYIRSEDVERFKRLSGVQELHVDRDVARLQLGTCFDNNNRVPSNSTISEGKVEPDGNVESCGGAGSSELQDRVNVVASTSDGTTCRGGGTNVMYDFMDTEDDESDPDKVGPAMLFLPSRPSKKEWSDIVAATKNGFALTGTVAMGGIGPTMGLVDIGECEDAYLFRLSLPGVKRDEREFSCEVGTDGKVLISGVTTTGENTVSRYSQVFEMQTQNLCPPGRFSISFQLPGPVDPHQFSGNFGTDGILEGIVMKGKCT
- the LOC100785823 gene encoding increased DNA methylation 2 isoform X2 — encoded protein: MLCLSMSLCESECHYQRHWIASSAPFLVTSTKSLKNRELLGSSFVGCCHCKKTKEREREREREKPSVVVFCSMVSEADLENDDRCFLLYFIMGTYLGPDIKGEATKKSILQRVAEGLPPYTLEQLTHSCIEVVELERVYYYILRNTDKSLILNLTSLRRFFHGQAQGGDGNGNNNYPQFPELFPPGFHPQYRLKNKHKVIDNVVFINNPDSFYIRSEDVERFKRLSGVQELHVDRDVARLQLGTCFDNNNRVPSNSTISEGKVEPDGNVESCGGAGSSELQDRVNVVASTSDGTTCRGGGTNVMYDFMDTEDDESDPDKVGPAMLFLPSRPSKKEWSDIVAATKNGFALTGTVAMGGIGPTMGLVDIGECEDAYLFRLSLPGVKRDEREFSCEVGTDGKVLISGVTTTGENTVSRYSQVILALMGFLKELS